From one Mustela nigripes isolate SB6536 chromosome 16, MUSNIG.SB6536, whole genome shotgun sequence genomic stretch:
- the LOC132003818 gene encoding olfactory receptor 1A1, translating to MREDNQSSTLEFILLGVTGQQDQEDFFFILFLFIYPITLIGNLLIILAIHSDIRLHNPMYFFLANLSFVDILFSSVTIPKMLANHVLGSKAISFGGCLTQLYFMIALGNTDSYILAAMAYDRAVAISRPLHYTTIMSPRTCVFLVVGSWVVGNANALPHTLLTAGLSFCGNKEVANFYCDITPLLKLSCSDIHFNVRMMYLGVGVFSMPLLCIIISYIHVFSTVLRVPSTKGVLKAFSTCGSHLTVVSLYYGTVMGMYFRPLTSYSLKDAIITVMYMAVTPMLNPFIYSLRNRDMKAALRILFSKRISS from the coding sequence ATGAGAGAAGACAACCAATCCTCTACCTTGGAATTCATCCTCCTGGGAGTTACTGGTCAGCAGGACCAGGAAGActtcttcttcatcctcttcctGTTCATTTATCCCATCACATTGATTGGAAACCTGCTCATCATCTTGGCCATTCACTCTGACATTCGCCTTCACAAccccatgtattttttccttgCCAATCTCTCCTTTGTTGACATCCTCTTCTCCTCTGTAACCATCCCTAAAATGCTAGCCAACCATGTCTTAGGCAGCAAAGCCATCTCCTTTGGAGGATGCCTAACACAGTTGTATTTTATGATTGCCTTGGGTAACACAGATAGCTATATCCTGGCTGCAATGGCATATGATCGTGCTGTGGCCATCAGCCGCCCACTTCATTACACAACAATTATGAGCCCTCGGACATGTGTCTTCCTAGTTGTTGGGTCTTGGGTGGTTGGAAATGCCAAtgccctcccccacactctgCTCACAGCTGGTCTGTCTTTCTGTGGCAACAAGGAAGTAGCCAACTTCTACTGTGACATTACCCCTCTGCTTAAGCTATCCTGTTCTGACATCCACTTTAATGTTCGAATGATGTACCTAGGGGTTGGAGTCTTCTCCATGCCATTACTGTGCATCATCATCTCCTATATTCATGTCTTTTCCACAGTTTTACGGGTTCCATCCACCAAGGGTGTGCTCAAGGCCTTCTCTACCTGCGGTTCCCACCTCACAGTTGTTTCTCTGTATTATGGGACAGTCATGGGCATGTATTTCCGCCCTCTAACTAGTTACAGCCTCAAGGATGCAATCATAACTGTAATGTACATGGCAGTGACCCCGATGTTAAATCCTTTCATTTATAGTCTGAGAAACCGAGACATGAAGGCTGCCTTGAGGATACTATTCAGCAAGAGAATCTCCTCATAA